From Triticum urartu cultivar G1812 chromosome 2, Tu2.1, whole genome shotgun sequence, a single genomic window includes:
- the LOC125539507 gene encoding chaperone protein DnaJ-like, translating into MPATPAASPGCAGLPAQPPTSSLPGFEGPPSRLGVRRPAWVVRTESNVRRERPKRPDPPCTICKGTGTINCRNCFGRGRINHVDLAVLPKGEWPQWCQICGGSGLDYCHRCHGTGEYREPMGFHFTVNRK; encoded by the exons ATGCCTGCGACGCCGGCGGCCAGCCCCGGTTGCGCTGGGCTGCCGGCGCAACCTCCGACGAGCTCACTCCCCGGATTTGAAGGCCCCCCTAGCCGGCTGGGCGTTCGGAGGCCGGCATGGGTCGTCCGCACCGAG TCTAATGTTAGGAGAGAAAGACCAAAACGACCTGATCCTCCATGCACCATCTGCAAAGGCACTGGGACAATAAATTGCCGCAACTGTTTCGGTAGAG GAAGAATAAATCATGTCGATCTCGCCGTGCTCCCCAAGGGAGAATGGCCGCAATG GTGCCAAATATGCGGGGGTAGCGGCCTAGATTACTGCCACCGGTGCCATGGAACAGGTGAATATCGAGAACCCATGGGCTTTCACTTCACAGTCAATAGGAAATGA